One Streptomyces sp. P9-A2 DNA window includes the following coding sequences:
- a CDS encoding WXG100 family type VII secretion target: MSGEENKPDLHQEERREALAQNKMLDAVTNMTSLVVSPLGSVRGIHFGSTSFENYDLNQMIDIVESANPELLESAGTALVDARDAIQKAADELKDNLLGDIDWKGESQTAFTKWATSLVRTAEGIADYAEVVGTQVMAAGSGLASVRKSMPPRDNRTDPKLVKEIPEAKQVESNDEYTAAVKAEDHRQEAINQMYRLASFYTVSAGTMAKEEEPVFPKMPDAGVPPPSGGDRVDPPREREVPGLPGIGDSATVDRESVNSPAGRSQSTGGLAPAAKETVDPVVRPDRRVGTEINSVGVLPPQEALKPATATPPATAGPVGQQGPIPPIATRVVPPAFRGTAGRTTGPSGVPAVKSPPPAQGRAGGAAGNGPAARTGPGPVGQNPRAAMPGPVGSRGNGPLGQVGRTAVPGQSGSHGTGPVGRGVVGGVPKPTGPVPGQVGGFPRGPVSAMGASPASRSGPGRSSDGIVGGRPVMGAAPGGNGSKLPRGTVIGGEGASGPRVTGQRTGQHGVIGTPPTTSNTGRASRRSVGSSDGVVGMPNGRVSGTRNSGRPSEGSGAQRGATGNRSSGADRSRRDERRSDTSATD, encoded by the coding sequence ATGAGCGGCGAAGAGAACAAGCCGGACCTGCACCAGGAGGAGCGGCGGGAGGCGCTGGCACAGAACAAAATGCTCGACGCCGTCACGAACATGACCAGCCTCGTCGTCAGCCCATTGGGTTCGGTCCGGGGCATCCACTTCGGTTCCACGAGCTTCGAGAACTACGACCTCAACCAGATGATCGACATCGTCGAGTCCGCCAATCCGGAACTCCTGGAGTCCGCCGGCACCGCCCTCGTCGACGCCCGTGACGCCATCCAGAAGGCCGCCGACGAACTCAAGGACAATCTCCTTGGCGACATCGACTGGAAGGGCGAGTCCCAGACCGCCTTCACCAAATGGGCCACCAGCCTCGTCAGGACCGCCGAAGGCATCGCCGACTACGCCGAGGTCGTCGGCACCCAGGTCATGGCCGCCGGCTCCGGCCTCGCCTCCGTCCGCAAGTCCATGCCTCCGCGCGACAACCGCACCGACCCCAAACTGGTCAAGGAGATCCCCGAGGCCAAGCAGGTCGAGAGCAACGACGAGTACACGGCAGCGGTGAAGGCGGAGGACCACCGCCAGGAAGCCATCAACCAGATGTACCGGCTGGCGTCGTTCTACACGGTGTCAGCGGGAACGATGGCGAAGGAGGAGGAACCGGTCTTCCCGAAGATGCCGGATGCGGGGGTGCCGCCGCCGTCGGGCGGTGACCGAGTGGATCCTCCTCGGGAGCGGGAGGTCCCGGGACTCCCAGGGATCGGTGACTCGGCAACCGTGGACCGAGAGTCGGTTAATTCCCCTGCCGGGCGGTCCCAGTCAACAGGGGGTCTAGCACCCGCCGCCAAGGAGACCGTCGATCCCGTTGTACGTCCAGACCGGCGAGTCGGTACGGAGATCAACAGCGTTGGTGTATTGCCGCCGCAGGAAGCCTTGAAACCGGCCACGGCCACACCGCCGGCAACAGCTGGTCCCGTTGGTCAGCAGGGACCGATTCCTCCCATCGCCACCAGAGTGGTCCCACCAGCCTTTCGCGGGACCGCCGGACGAACCACGGGACCCAGCGGCGTGCCCGCGGTCAAGAGTCCCCCTCCGGCGCAGGGCCGAGCCGGAGGCGCGGCAGGCAATGGCCCGGCAGCTCGTACGGGACCTGGTCCCGTGGGCCAGAACCCACGTGCCGCCATGCCGGGGCCGGTGGGAAGCCGTGGGAATGGCCCGCTGGGGCAAGTGGGACGTACCGCCGTGCCGGGGCAGTCAGGGAGCCACGGAACTGGTCCCGTGGGACGTGGCGTCGTCGGTGGGGTACCGAAGCCCACTGGACCGGTGCCCGGACAGGTCGGCGGTTTCCCCCGCGGCCCTGTGAGCGCCATGGGAGCCTCACCGGCCAGCCGCAGTGGCCCCGGGCGCAGTAGCGACGGCATTGTCGGCGGACGGCCTGTCATGGGTGCTGCGCCTGGCGGAAACGGCTCCAAGCTGCCGCGCGGCACGGTCATCGGTGGTGAAGGCGCATCCGGCCCGCGCGTGACCGGACAAAGGACCGGTCAACACGGGGTGATCGGAACGCCTCCTACGACATCGAACACAGGGCGGGCGTCCCGTCGTTCCGTCGGCAGCTCTGACGGTGTCGTCGGAATGCCCAATGGAAGGGTTTCCGGCACAAGGAACAGCGGACGCCCCTCTGAGGGCTCCGGGGCTCAACGTGGTGCCACGGGCAACCGCAGCTCCGGTGCGGATCGTTCACGTCGCGATGAGCGACGTAGCGACACCTCGGCGACCGACTGA
- a CDS encoding S8 family serine peptidase, whose product MVILSAGLTSGAASADAQSQQWYLSAMKVDEMWKVSTGKGVKVAVIDSGVNPETPSLKGQVLADEVPQAVAYGATDDYDGHGTTMAELIAGTGADGGIKGLAPGARIVPYRIVFTDVLKDKAEISKTPNPAEAIRAAADSDAEIISMSFGGGGDSETEAAVKYAQSKGKLMFASVGNDAEKKSLIGYPAAYPYVVGVAASDESGKVAKFSEYGNYVDLAAPGLDMPGWCDATFRSYCDQGGTSAATALTSAAAALIWSAHPDWTANQVLASLIETAGRSWAKDDPSVYLGYGLIRPRRVLMDEDFKPGPPDTDPLARENAIGLLDDSGNPVVASPSPSPEPSKEPETSDGGDQTSTAASDKGTSDNTTLWVTLGAAAAVLVIGGGAFAVIRSRRRA is encoded by the coding sequence GTGGTCATCCTCTCGGCAGGTCTGACGTCCGGTGCAGCATCTGCAGACGCCCAGTCGCAGCAGTGGTACCTGTCGGCGATGAAAGTCGATGAGATGTGGAAGGTGAGCACCGGAAAGGGAGTCAAGGTTGCGGTCATCGACTCTGGTGTCAACCCTGAAACTCCGTCCCTGAAAGGGCAGGTGCTCGCGGACGAAGTGCCACAAGCTGTCGCTTATGGGGCCACTGATGATTACGATGGTCATGGCACAACCATGGCGGAACTGATCGCTGGTACCGGCGCGGACGGAGGCATAAAGGGGCTTGCTCCCGGAGCCAGAATCGTACCTTACCGGATTGTTTTCACCGATGTCCTGAAGGACAAGGCGGAGATAAGCAAGACTCCCAACCCGGCCGAGGCGATCAGAGCCGCTGCTGACAGCGATGCCGAAATCATCAGTATGTCGTTTGGTGGCGGTGGCGACTCTGAAACGGAGGCTGCCGTAAAGTATGCCCAATCCAAGGGTAAGCTGATGTTCGCCTCCGTGGGAAATGACGCGGAAAAGAAGAGCCTCATTGGTTACCCGGCCGCCTATCCCTATGTAGTCGGTGTTGCCGCATCGGATGAGTCCGGGAAAGTCGCGAAGTTCTCGGAGTACGGAAACTACGTCGACTTGGCAGCTCCTGGACTGGACATGCCTGGCTGGTGCGACGCGACCTTCCGCTCGTATTGCGATCAGGGAGGAACAAGTGCCGCCACCGCCCTCACCTCCGCCGCTGCTGCCTTGATCTGGTCCGCCCATCCCGACTGGACCGCCAACCAGGTCCTCGCCAGCCTCATCGAGACCGCCGGCCGCAGTTGGGCCAAGGACGATCCGAGTGTTTACCTCGGCTACGGCCTGATCCGTCCGCGCAGGGTCCTGATGGACGAGGACTTCAAGCCCGGCCCGCCCGACACCGACCCGCTCGCCAGGGAGAACGCCATAGGCCTCCTGGACGATTCGGGTAACCCCGTGGTCGCCTCCCCCTCACCGTCGCCCGAGCCCTCGAAGGAACCGGAAACGTCGGATGGCGGTGACCAGACATCAACAGCCGCCTCCGACAAGGGGACTTCCGACAACACCACCCTCTGGGTAACCCTCGGAGCCGCAGCGGCGGTCCTGGTGATCGGGGGCGGCGCCTTCGCCGTGATCCGCTCACGACGACGCGCATAG
- a CDS encoding WXG100 family type VII secretion target, producing MAEGRKLYEAQVEKLQTNVVDRYDSIRQSLARLQGTIDMIEKNWTGQGAIAFDKKQTEINSHMASIGRMLDDFLEGIQLNKADKRKLEDQIEADVAKISMDDLGGKSSALSSY from the coding sequence ATGGCTGAAGGCCGCAAGCTTTACGAGGCCCAGGTAGAGAAGCTCCAGACGAACGTCGTCGACCGGTACGACTCGATCAGGCAGTCTCTCGCCCGCCTCCAGGGAACGATCGACATGATCGAGAAGAACTGGACGGGCCAGGGCGCCATCGCCTTCGACAAGAAGCAGACGGAGATCAACAGCCACATGGCCTCGATCGGCCGCATGCTCGACGACTTCCTCGAGGGCATCCAGCTGAACAAGGCCGACAAGCGCAAGCTCGAGGACCAGATCGAGGCCGACGTCGCCAAGATCTCGATGGACGACCTCGGCGGAAAGAGCTCGGCACTCAGCAGCTACTGA
- a CDS encoding WXG100 family type VII secretion target: MSGAHYDELAVTYGTMDALATELGNQAKKLEEDLEALKKAVLDAAAGWGGEAYEEFTKKTKEWDRHASGIHQALVSIGQRVGTAGGDYRGGDLKGASYFM, translated from the coding sequence ATGTCCGGAGCCCATTACGACGAACTCGCCGTCACCTACGGCACCATGGACGCGCTCGCCACCGAACTCGGCAACCAGGCCAAGAAGCTCGAGGAGGACCTCGAGGCCCTCAAGAAGGCCGTGCTGGACGCGGCCGCGGGCTGGGGCGGCGAGGCGTACGAGGAGTTCACCAAGAAGACCAAGGAGTGGGACCGTCACGCTTCCGGCATCCACCAGGCACTGGTCAGCATCGGCCAGCGCGTAGGCACTGCCGGCGGTGACTACCGCGGCGGCGACCTGAAGGGCGCCAGCTACTTCATGTAG